Genomic window (Rossellomorea aquimaris):
TGATTGTTTTTCTGTTTGTGCTGACAATCATTGAGTACATAAAGCATAAAAAATCTTTATCCCCGCTCACAAAATATCTTGTGACGATCGGAATCCCATTATTCTGTTTAACGGGGACCATCGCTGCCTTTACTACGGGGGTTGATCTTGAAGCCATTGTTTTTCAAAACAGAGCCTTTCTGATTACGTTTTTACTGGTATTCGTCGTAGGGGAACTCACGTTTACCCGTAAGGATATCAAGCGTTTTGTCGGTATAACGGTCATCATGGGTACGATTCTATCGATCCATGGATTGATTGAATTCATCTCTTCTAGAACCCTGTTCGTCCCGGAAGCTTGGGAAAATTGGAATTTGTCTTCTGTCAATGAGATGAGAGTATATGGACTTACAGCGAACCCCAATGTGTTAGGTACCTATTTATCCATCTGTCTATTTGCTACCTTGTATGCTTACCAAACGTTTCAAAAATATAAATGGCCGCTCATCAGTGCTGCGATACTCATGCTCGGTGTGCTATGTCTTACTTATTCAAGAGGTTCCATTTTGGCGTTCGGGATTGCGTTCATCCTATACATTCTATTAAGGAAAGACTGGAAAATGCTTAAATCCTTTGTGGCGGTAGTGGTTATTGGTTTATGTATCATTTATTATCCCGCCAATGCGGCCAAGACATTTGTAGCTCAAGAGAGCCCTGACCGAACAAATCCTTCCTCTCAAGTCGATGAACAGGACAATGAAGAAGAGAAGGACCATAATAAAACTAATCAACGTCCATCATCCACTTTTTCAAATCGGTTTAAGGAAATCTTTTCGGATGACATTATTCAAAAAAGTACAGAATGGGGCAGATTATATGTCGTATTCAAGGGAATAGACATCTATATGGAGCATCCTGTCATCGGTACCGGATTCGGGACCTTTGGTGATTCGGCCACATTAAGTTATGGTTCTCCCATATCAGATCAATACGGATTACCCGATCGCATGTATTCCGACAACCAATACATACAATTCCTTGTTCAAACCGGAACGATCGGTACGTTTTTTGTTCTTTTCTTTATAGTCGGGATCATGATTCAGCTTTGGAAGAGAAGGGATGAAACCATATCCCCCGTCCTCTTTTCCCTTATCCTTGCAGCCTTACTCATGGCTCTATTCTATAACGTATTGGAAGAGAAGATCCTTACTCTCTACTTTTACACTTTATTAGGTTATTTTCTATATAAGGAGAGAGACCTCTTGGAGGATGAACCATCAAGATGATAGCAAATGAGGAATTCAATGAAAATACCCACTTTAGTTAAATCAATAGGACTAGTCACCATCATTTCAGGTTTAGGAAAGATCCTGGGTTTCGCACGGGAGAGTATCATCGCTGCTTATTTCGGTACTTCAGAGGTAGCGGATGTCTTCTTTGTCTCAAGCCTCGTGCCTACCCTGTTATTTACTGCCATTGGGACTGCGATCCAGGCCGGAACGATTCCCCTTTTCATGGAGGAGCGCAGCAAGAACGAACGGGATGCCCGTAAGCTCATGAGCTTATTGGGAACATTCTTCCTGATTCTTTCCCTTCTCTTTATCGGGGTGACCATGCTTTTCACTCAACCATTGATAAAAGTGATGGCGCCGGGGTTTTCTCCCGATCAGGTGGAACTGGCCGTAAAGATTACAAGAATCATGATACCAAGTATGGTCTTTCTTACGTTAACGTCGATTTCCACCGGGGTTCTCAATGCGAATAAACAATTTGTGTTGCCGGCGTTTTCAGCCACCATTCAAAACGTGGTCATCATCCTGGCTACGATTTTACTGGCGAATACATATGGGGTATATGGATTGTCCATCGGAGTATTGATCGGGGCTGCCGGTCAGTTCTTTATTCAATATCCTTCTTTCAAAAAGGCAGAGATCAGGTTTAACTTCCATTTCCGGGAACACAAACAGAAAATCTTCAACATCATGCTCCTTTTCTACCCGATCATCATCGCTGCCATCAGTGTTCAATTAAACAGCCTGGTCGATCGAATGGTGTCAACAGGGCTCGAGACCGGGAGTGTTTCTGCCCTGAACTATGGAAATCGACTTTTATGGCTACCACTCAGCGTGATCCTTACACCATTGATTACGGTGCTGTATCCTTCCTTGGTGGAAGGAGTACTGGAAAGCTATAAGAAATTCTTTGGCATCATCCAAAAGGGAACGTCCCTTATCCTATTCGCGAGTATTCCCTTTACGCTGCTTATGGTATTGATAGGCGACAATTTAATCGAAATTGCCTTTCAGCGGGGAAGTTTTGACAAAGAAGCCACCGCCATCACCAATCAGGCATTGTTCTACTATGCTCTTGGCTTAGTGTTCTTTGCCTTACGTGACTTTCTCATGAACGGATTTTACGCCCTGAAAAGAACCAAGGTTGCCATGTATTCCTGTTTGGGAGCCGTTCTGGTCAACATCGTGCTTAGTATTACATTATCCAAGTTTATGGCGGTTGGCGGTATTGCCCTTGCATCCAGTATCTCGATGCTGATGCAGTGCCTCGTCCTCTTCCTGTACCTTTTAAAGAATTATGAAGATAAGAGCAGCTATACGAAAGAATTCAGTAAAGAAGCAGGCAAGCTGACCCTTGTTACCATCGGCGTCCTGATCCTTGTAATCCCTGTGATGAACCTGATCCCGGGTGATATGAACGTCATTCTTGAAACGATTGCTGTTTCACTCTTGATTTTCGCAGGCTACCTTGCCCTTTCCATTGTGTTCAAGGTCAATGCCATTCAGCCATTAGCAAGAAAGATTATAGTGAAAAGGAGCTAATAACGATGAAAATCTTACTTTCAACCATCTTTGATTATCCGCACGAGGGCGGACTTTCCACACATGTTTCTACATTGAAAAGTGGATTAGAAGCAAGAGGTCATCATGTAGATGTCCTTTCCTTCACGGAGCTGAATCCAATTATCCGTAAAGCCTATGCCCAGGCACCAGGTTTCATCGCCAGTAAATTCAAGCCCGGTGCCGGCCAGGTCATGAACGATCAAAACCGGATGACCCTGATCCAAAAGCACCTCAACCGACTAAAGCAGGAGTATGATGTCGTAAACACTCAAGATGTATACGCAACCCTCGCTGCGGAGACTTCCGGTATCCCTGTCGTAGAAACCGTTCACGGGTACTATTCCTTCGAAGCGATCAGCAGGGGTGCCATTCAAGAAGGCAGCAAAGAGGATGAACTGATCAGAGAGAGGGAGAAGAAAGCCTATTCCCTGGCAGCTGAAGTCGTGACCGTGGATCAGCGCATCAAAGATTACGTCTATAAAATGGCGGGGATAGAGGCGACTTCGATTAAAAACTTCATTGATGTAGAAGATTTCGATCCGAAGAAGCTCGATTTGTCTACCATTAAAGATGAATTCAATATTCCTAAAGATAAGAAGATGTTGTTTGTCCCAAGAAGGATGACGGAGAAAAACGGAGTCATCTATCCAACACTTGCCTTGAATAAGGTCTTGGCGAAACATCCGGATACGGTATTGGTCTACGCAGGAACCGGTGAACAGATGCCTGCCATTAAAAATGAAGTGGAGAAGCAGGGCCTCGATGAGAATGTCCTTCTCCTCGGCACCGTTCCCCATGATAAAATGAAATATTTGTACGGTGTGTCTGATATTGTACTTGTGCCCAGCATCCACTCATACGGCGTAGAGGAAGCAACATCCATCTCTGCATTAGAAGCAATGGGCTCCTCCTCTCCTGTCATTGCCGGTGCCGTCGGTGGACTGAAAGAAATCATACACGATCATCAGGACGGACTTCTAGTGGAGGAAAGAGACACAGAAGCATTATCCGATGCCATCATTGAAATACTGGACGCCCCCGAATTTGGTGAAAAACTTGCCCAAAACGCCAGAAGAAAAATCGTACAGGAATACTCCCATCTTTTTGCTGCAGAGAGATATGAGCAGATATATGAGAAAGCGATCAAAGGAAAGACGGCAGCGAGATAAAGACAAAGAAAACCGTGAGTCCATATAAGGATTCACGGTTTTCTTTCACTCTTCGATCAATTTATTTTCAAGCAATACGACGAGATCTTCCATTTCATGGGTTTTGTTACGTTGCATCAATCGATCTACAGCTTCCTTCGCCTGGACTCCATTAAAGAGAATATCATATAAAGCATCGGCGATCGGCATGCTCACCTCTAATTTCTCTGCCAGCTGCTTAGCCGCTTTCGTCGTTCTTACGCCTTCTACAACCATACCCATATTATCGAGGACTTCTTCTAATGCCATACCCTTACCGAGCATATTTCCGGCTCTCCAGTTACGGGAGTGGACGCTTGTACATGTCACAATCAGGTCACCGATGCCCGATAACCCTGAAAACGTAAGGGGATTCGCCCCCATCTTCGAGCCTAGTCTTGAAATTTCACTGAGCCCTCTCGTCACTAAAGCCGCTTTCGCATTATCACCATAGCCTAATCCATCTGCCACTCCTGCCGCCAAAGCAATGATATTCTTAAGAGCCCCGCCTATTTCGACTCCGACGATATCCGTATTCGTATACACCCTGAAATAATGGTTCGTGAACATATTTTGCACCATAATGGACGAATCCGGATTCTTCGAAGCCGCTACTACCGTTGTCGGTTGGCGCATGCTCACTTCTTCTGCATGACTCGGTCCTGATAACACAACAATATCCTTCAGATTATCAGGGTTCATCGAATCCTCGATGATCTCGGATATCCTTAACAATGATTCAGGCTCAATCCCCTTACTTACATGAACAATGGTAAGGGCCTGTTCTTGTACCGCCTGGATCTGTGCGAGCACTTCCCGCATAGCCTTGGTAGGAACCGCGAGTATAATTGTTTCCGCTCCTTCCAATGCTTCTTCCAGATTAAGATGTCCCACAATATTCTCCGGGAGCTCTACGTTCTTTATGTATCTTTCGTTTCTGTGATATTGATTGATTTCATCAATGGTTTCTTTGTTTCTTCCCCATATCTTCACGTCTAAGCCATTGTCAGCCAGTACCATTGCAAGGGCCGTCCCCCAGCTTCCTGTACCTATGACTGCGATTGGTTGTTGGTTCATGATTGTACACCGCCTATAACAGAATTGTTTATAAATTTCCTTATTCTCTAACTTCAATAAATTTTCATCAGTATATCATAAAGCAATAGTCAATTATTATATTCCCCATACAATAAGGAATACTTCCTATAATGAATATATTTAATCTGGAAATCATACACTAAATTCTATATACATTAGTAGGATGTGAACTTTTCATGAAAGGATTGAAAGTTACAAGAGACAGAATTCAGAGTATGTCGAACGAACTGATTTACTCTATTCTTTTTTTAAAGATCATTCTCTTCCATACCTTTACCGATACTACTTTATCAAGTGGGGTATTCTCTACTTCAATTGGATTTTTACTACTGTTTTATGCTTTTTCTTTCTTATTCAAAAATAAATGGAGATTGCTTTATTCTCTTATAGTTAACTTGCTGATATCTATCGTTCTCTTTTCGAACACTCTCTATTTGGACTACTACAGTTCACCGATAACCATATCAACCTTTTATCAAACCACTAATTTATCGGGACTCGGGGACAGCATTCTCTATTTATTTCATTATAAGTATTTGTTATATCTTACTGACCTTATTTTTCTCCCATTTTTCTTTATCAGACGTACCTTCCTTTATCAAAAAGCTCCATCCATGATTAAAGGATTTATTCCTTTTTGCTTTGTTGGCATGCTGGCAATTTCATTAAAGCCAGTTAAATTAGTGTATCTGGATCATATGGAAAACCCCATTCAAGCTTATGATTCCTTAGACTTGATTGTTCAGTATGGTCTAATAGGCCACCACGCACTGGATGCGTATTTCCATATTCGGGATGCTAATTTCACTCTCTCTTCAGAAGACAGAAAACGGATTGAGAAACAACTCTCCCAAAAGCCGACCATTCAAATAGAACATGATTATGAAGGAATGGGAAAAGGAAAGAATCTTATCATGATTCAAGTTGAATCATTGCAGCATTTTGTTTTGAACAAGGAAATAGATGGCCAAGAGATCACTCCTACACTTAATGATCTATTAAAAAACAGCCTGGTATTTCCAAATTTCTATGCTCAAACCATAGGAGGTAATAGTTCAGATGCAGAGTTCTTGACTCAAACATCCTTATTCCCTTTAAAAACGGGATCTGTATTTTTCAGGTATCCTTATAATACGTACCATTCCATCGGAGGTGCATTAAAGGATCAGGGATATGCGACACTTGCTGTTCACGCTGATGAAAAGACGTTTTGGAACCGTGATCATATGTACCCCTCTCTGGGATTCGATGACTATATAACCATTGAGGATTTCCCTCAAAAAGAAATCATCGGAATGGGTGTAGGAGATAAGGAAATGTTCACTGAAACGCCAAAAATTCTTGGAAAGCAAGCGAAGCCTTTTTATTCCTTGCTCGTGACATTAACGAATCACATGCCCTATGAAATGCTTGCTGACCATAAATCCCTTTCACTACCAGATAGCCTAGAAAACTCCTTACTTGGCGACTATTTTCAAACGGTTAGATATACAGATGAAGCACTTGCTCTATTTATCGATTCGTTAAAGGAGCAAAAACTTCTTGAAGATTCGATTATTGTCATCTATGGTGACCATAACGGGATTTTCCATCGGGACAAACCTCTATTGGAGAAATGGCTACAAAAGGAAATATCTACTGAGGAATGGTATAGAACGTTTGCCACTGTTCCTTTCATTGTTTATCATCCCTCCATTAAAGAAACCACTAATTATACAATCGGAGGGCAAGTTGATGTATTCCCTACTATTGGTTCAATCATGGGATTAAGCAACAAAATTTCCTCTACCTCACTTGGAATAAACCTACTTGCAGCACCAAACAACACCGTTATGATTCCTAGTGGAGGCTATGTAGAGAAACCCCTCTCAATCACTGGAGAATCAATAAAAGCAGGGCTAACAGATCGGGAGAAAAATCTTCTCGACATATCAAACCTTATCATAAAAGGAGATTATTTCAGTAATGAAAGATGAAATAGTGGTGCCAGCCCCTGACGGAATAACGCAGTAACACAAAAAACGAGTGAAAGAAGGTCTCTAAAGGAATCTGTGATCACAGATTCCTTTTTTCATTTCTCATTAAAAATTTACCTAAGCGAAAAACATGAAAAATATTCCATATTTATAGTTCAAATGTAATCTGAATTGTAATATAACATTACTAGAATGCTATTCTTTTATTTTTCGACATATGATAGAATTATTTTGTCATATAAGTAATTATTTTGTAAATTACTTAAAATTTATTCTATCATGGAGGGATTAATAAAAAGTATCATGATTAAACTTAAAAAAATATGTTTTTCTTTGTTGTCCATTTTCGTTATCTTCACTAGTGTTGCACCTTCTGCCCTAGCAGAAATGAGTACATCTCAAGAGTTTCAGATCGGAATCGTCTCCAATTCAGAACAAGAAGGTTTATCGAATATGTATAAAGAACCTTCCGATACTAGTGAAGTACTGATAGAAGTTCCGAATGACTCTGAAGTAAGAATTCTTAAGAGTGAAGAAGAACTCTCTCCCTATTCATTAGCTGTTTATTATGATTTAAATACAGAAACGGAAATTCAGGGGTATATTCTCACCGAACACATTACATTACAAAAAAGTCCAGATCCAATCGAAGACAGTCCGGTTAACGAAACTGATACTGCCCTTCAAGATGAAGTGCAATCACCTGAAAAAGAAGATAAAACAAGTGACGAAACTGAATCATCTGAAGAAGAACTTGAGACTGAAGAAGAGCCTTCGAATGAGGAGAAGACACGTACAGAAGCTCCTGAGGCAAAAGTTACTAATGAATTTTCCGAAAAATCTTTCACTTCACTAGCAGCACAGCCAGTAAGTGGAGAAGTATTGTATGGTGTAGCATTAAAGAGTCCTACTATCGTATATAAAGAAACTTCTCAAAGTTCTCAGAAACTCAAAGTCTACGAACAAGGGAAGATATTAAAATATCAATCCCTAAATTCTCAATGGTATATTGCCACTGTGTATGTTAACGGAAAAGCTTCATCAGGTTATATATACAAGAGTGACGTAGAAAATATTGCGGAAAACCAAGTAAAGATGAAAGGTGTTGGGTTGCAATCACCAACAAACATCTATACATATGCCTCTGAAAATTCTACCGTCCTTAAAAGCTATAGCCAAGGAAGCATTCTCTATTATAAAATGTTGATTTCCGGTTGGTATGAATGTACGGTTTATTTGGATGGGAAAGCAACGACCGGCTATATCAAAGCTACTGATGTTGAGAATGTGGGTCCAGATCAGACGTCAATTAAAGGGGTCGCAAAGGGGGATCCCACACCTATCTATAGTTCAGCTTCCACAAGCGCTAAAAAGATAAAAAGCTATTCAGTTGGAAGTATATTAGTCTATAAGACTTTTATCAGTGGATGGTATGAATGTACGGTTTACGTAAACGGTAAAGCCACTACTGGTTATATAAAAGCTACTGATGTTGAAAATGTACTTGAACAACAAAAAAGCTTAAAAGGAGTCGCAAAGCAGACAAGTACGAATATTTATCTTAATGCTTCATCGACTTCAACGATCCTGAAAAGCTATCCTCTAGGAAGCGTTCTTGTTTACAAAACATTTGCTAACGGATGGTATGAGTGTACAGTTTATGTGAATGGAAAGGCAACGACAGGCTACATCAACGCTAATGATGTTGAAAATGCAGTTGAAAAACCAGTGAGTATAACAGGGATAGCAGTTCAATCCGCTACTCCAATATATCGTGATGCTTCAACTAGTTCATCCATCTTAAAAAGTTACTCTAAAGGAA
Coding sequences:
- a CDS encoding N-acetylglucosaminidase; this encodes MSTSQEFQIGIVSNSEQEGLSNMYKEPSDTSEVLIEVPNDSEVRILKSEEELSPYSLAVYYDLNTETEIQGYILTEHITLQKSPDPIEDSPVNETDTALQDEVQSPEKEDKTSDETESSEEELETEEEPSNEEKTRTEAPEAKVTNEFSEKSFTSLAAQPVSGEVLYGVALKSPTIVYKETSQSSQKLKVYEQGKILKYQSLNSQWYIATVYVNGKASSGYIYKSDVENIAENQVKMKGVGLQSPTNIYTYASENSTVLKSYSQGSILYYKMLISGWYECTVYLDGKATTGYIKATDVENVGPDQTSIKGVAKGDPTPIYSSASTSAKKIKSYSVGSILVYKTFISGWYECTVYVNGKATTGYIKATDVENVLEQQKSLKGVAKQTSTNIYLNASSTSTILKSYPLGSVLVYKTFANGWYECTVYVNGKATTGYINANDVENAVEKPVSITGIAVQSATPIYRDASTSSSILKSYSKGTVLVYKTFINGWYECTVYLNGKATKGYINASDVEDGTQSPVSYKGVGLQSPTYIFSDASTSSEVIKSYSQGTLLTYKSFVGGWYECVVYVNGHKQTGYIHASHVENVFDQQDELKGISLQSPTYIYSKASQLSTKLKQYDKGTILTFKTFTTNWYECTVYINGQATTGYIYVNDVKSLGTDVIQTSTDYGLTFEEMVDKQMAYNPQTDLYRNEPAYIYADYVDMEKGIVTDDRVNVRSSPTTTTSYNIVQQLYTGDGVYVIGKQGDWVEVRITWKKAKEEDVRYYLDPDNFSFGTPEYYQFLKLSMPANLSATEVNEKVLAGKGILDGKAQAFIDAANTFKVNEVYLISHALLETGNGGSTLANGVVYNGVKVYNMYGYGARDACPLECGAQTAYEYGWFTPEEAIIGGAKLISQGYIYRDGFQQDTLYKMRWNPEEAHQYATDIGWAYKQVNSIYNIYQLLDNYTLYFDKPYYSSTK
- a CDS encoding LTA synthase family protein, which gives rise to MKGLKVTRDRIQSMSNELIYSILFLKIILFHTFTDTTLSSGVFSTSIGFLLLFYAFSFLFKNKWRLLYSLIVNLLISIVLFSNTLYLDYYSSPITISTFYQTTNLSGLGDSILYLFHYKYLLYLTDLIFLPFFFIRRTFLYQKAPSMIKGFIPFCFVGMLAISLKPVKLVYLDHMENPIQAYDSLDLIVQYGLIGHHALDAYFHIRDANFTLSSEDRKRIEKQLSQKPTIQIEHDYEGMGKGKNLIMIQVESLQHFVLNKEIDGQEITPTLNDLLKNSLVFPNFYAQTIGGNSSDAEFLTQTSLFPLKTGSVFFRYPYNTYHSIGGALKDQGYATLAVHADEKTFWNRDHMYPSLGFDDYITIEDFPQKEIIGMGVGDKEMFTETPKILGKQAKPFYSLLVTLTNHMPYEMLADHKSLSLPDSLENSLLGDYFQTVRYTDEALALFIDSLKEQKLLEDSIIVIYGDHNGIFHRDKPLLEKWLQKEISTEEWYRTFATVPFIVYHPSIKETTNYTIGGQVDVFPTIGSIMGLSNKISSTSLGINLLAAPNNTVMIPSGGYVEKPLSITGESIKAGLTDREKNLLDISNLIIKGDYFSNER
- a CDS encoding NAD(P)H-dependent glycerol-3-phosphate dehydrogenase, with the translated sequence MNQQPIAVIGTGSWGTALAMVLADNGLDVKIWGRNKETIDEINQYHRNERYIKNVELPENIVGHLNLEEALEGAETIILAVPTKAMREVLAQIQAVQEQALTIVHVSKGIEPESLLRISEIIEDSMNPDNLKDIVVLSGPSHAEEVSMRQPTTVVAASKNPDSSIMVQNMFTNHYFRVYTNTDIVGVEIGGALKNIIALAAGVADGLGYGDNAKAALVTRGLSEISRLGSKMGANPLTFSGLSGIGDLIVTCTSVHSRNWRAGNMLGKGMALEEVLDNMGMVVEGVRTTKAAKQLAEKLEVSMPIADALYDILFNGVQAKEAVDRLMQRNKTHEMEDLVVLLENKLIEE
- the murJ gene encoding murein biosynthesis integral membrane protein MurJ, translated to MKIPTLVKSIGLVTIISGLGKILGFARESIIAAYFGTSEVADVFFVSSLVPTLLFTAIGTAIQAGTIPLFMEERSKNERDARKLMSLLGTFFLILSLLFIGVTMLFTQPLIKVMAPGFSPDQVELAVKITRIMIPSMVFLTLTSISTGVLNANKQFVLPAFSATIQNVVIILATILLANTYGVYGLSIGVLIGAAGQFFIQYPSFKKAEIRFNFHFREHKQKIFNIMLLFYPIIIAAISVQLNSLVDRMVSTGLETGSVSALNYGNRLLWLPLSVILTPLITVLYPSLVEGVLESYKKFFGIIQKGTSLILFASIPFTLLMVLIGDNLIEIAFQRGSFDKEATAITNQALFYYALGLVFFALRDFLMNGFYALKRTKVAMYSCLGAVLVNIVLSITLSKFMAVGGIALASSISMLMQCLVLFLYLLKNYEDKSSYTKEFSKEAGKLTLVTIGVLILVIPVMNLIPGDMNVILETIAVSLLIFAGYLALSIVFKVNAIQPLARKIIVKRS
- a CDS encoding O-antigen ligase family protein, yielding MFTENKHLGLLFGISILLPLIFTHMAVSLVSIALTLFLVWKDKKNGLLLLFVYFPIRPFLIEINNGFKLLGDVVIVFLFVLTIIEYIKHKKSLSPLTKYLVTIGIPLFCLTGTIAAFTTGVDLEAIVFQNRAFLITFLLVFVVGELTFTRKDIKRFVGITVIMGTILSIHGLIEFISSRTLFVPEAWENWNLSSVNEMRVYGLTANPNVLGTYLSICLFATLYAYQTFQKYKWPLISAAILMLGVLCLTYSRGSILAFGIAFILYILLRKDWKMLKSFVAVVVIGLCIIYYPANAAKTFVAQESPDRTNPSSQVDEQDNEEEKDHNKTNQRPSSTFSNRFKEIFSDDIIQKSTEWGRLYVVFKGIDIYMEHPVIGTGFGTFGDSATLSYGSPISDQYGLPDRMYSDNQYIQFLVQTGTIGTFFVLFFIVGIMIQLWKRRDETISPVLFSLILAALLMALFYNVLEEKILTLYFYTLLGYFLYKERDLLEDEPSR
- a CDS encoding glycosyltransferase family 4 protein, which translates into the protein MKILLSTIFDYPHEGGLSTHVSTLKSGLEARGHHVDVLSFTELNPIIRKAYAQAPGFIASKFKPGAGQVMNDQNRMTLIQKHLNRLKQEYDVVNTQDVYATLAAETSGIPVVETVHGYYSFEAISRGAIQEGSKEDELIREREKKAYSLAAEVVTVDQRIKDYVYKMAGIEATSIKNFIDVEDFDPKKLDLSTIKDEFNIPKDKKMLFVPRRMTEKNGVIYPTLALNKVLAKHPDTVLVYAGTGEQMPAIKNEVEKQGLDENVLLLGTVPHDKMKYLYGVSDIVLVPSIHSYGVEEATSISALEAMGSSSPVIAGAVGGLKEIIHDHQDGLLVEERDTEALSDAIIEILDAPEFGEKLAQNARRKIVQEYSHLFAAERYEQIYEKAIKGKTAAR